Proteins encoded together in one Halothermothrix orenii H 168 window:
- a CDS encoding CheR family methyltransferase — translation MRDHNMDKEHNNIIRREGQDMGKEGIRGVKAEMSDEIFQKISKLVHEKIGLKLTDKKKYMVYSRLSRRLRELGLTNFNKYYQLLKKDTSELEELINLLTTNVTNFFREIHHFAFLKNRVFTELKQEKHNKKIRVWSAGCSSGEEAYSLAIILYDHFGPEWDIKILATDINTEVLNMAREGIYNYQQVKNIPYNLLSRYFLMGTGDNEGLFKVKDDIKKLIVFKKLNLNSGSYQIESKLDFIFCRNVFIYFNHKIRARILEHFYRLLKDNGYLFLGHSESINNSRAKNNRWKLVWQTTYQKTGKGERDGA, via the coding sequence ATGAGAGACCATAATATGGATAAGGAGCATAATAACATTATAAGGCGGGAAGGTCAGGATATGGGAAAAGAGGGCATACGGGGAGTAAAGGCAGAGATGAGTGATGAAATATTTCAGAAAATCAGCAAACTCGTCCATGAGAAAATTGGGTTAAAACTTACTGATAAGAAAAAGTATATGGTCTATTCGCGGCTTTCCAGACGTTTGCGAGAGCTGGGGTTAACTAATTTTAATAAGTATTATCAGTTACTTAAAAAAGATACCAGTGAGCTGGAAGAGCTTATTAACCTTCTGACTACTAATGTCACTAATTTTTTTCGGGAAATTCATCATTTTGCTTTTCTCAAAAACAGGGTTTTTACTGAACTGAAGCAGGAAAAACATAATAAAAAAATTAGGGTCTGGAGTGCGGGCTGTTCAAGTGGTGAAGAAGCCTATAGCCTGGCAATAATTCTTTATGACCATTTTGGCCCTGAATGGGATATAAAGATTCTGGCTACTGACATAAATACTGAGGTTTTGAATATGGCAAGAGAGGGTATCTATAATTACCAGCAGGTAAAAAATATACCCTATAATTTATTGTCCAGATATTTTTTAATGGGAACAGGGGACAATGAAGGTCTTTTTAAAGTAAAGGATGATATTAAGAAGTTAATTGTTTTTAAAAAGTTAAATTTGAATTCTGGTAGTTATCAGATTGAGTCAAAACTAGATTTTATTTTCTGCCGTAATGTGTTTATTTATTTTAACCATAAAATTAGGGCCAGGATACTTGAGCATTTTTATAGACTTCTCAAGGATAATGGTTATTTATTTTTAGGACATTCTGAATCTATAAATAACAGTAGAGCAAAAAACAACCGATGGAAATTAGTCTGGCAGACAACCTATCAGAAAACAGGCAAGGGTGAAAGAGATGGAGCATAA
- a CDS encoding chemotaxis protein CheW: protein MSGEARGKQDNTLDILNQQLTSISAENQFLTFKIEEEEYGVDVLRVQEIIRYHEPTKIPNTPDIIKGVINFRGEVIPVIDLRKKFGFPYREYDNFTVIIVLEVREKILGIIVDQVSDILSFSSEDIQRTLEFSSDINVEFIDGMAKLDERLIMLLKLDMLLNFNELGAINRLGEKIDSEDEGNRDVETDNNNEDDENSDSKIYLPEKDDERVDNCSNS, encoded by the coding sequence ATGAGTGGGGAAGCAAGGGGAAAGCAGGATAATACACTGGATATACTGAACCAGCAGTTAACCAGTATATCTGCTGAGAACCAGTTTTTGACTTTTAAAATTGAAGAAGAGGAATATGGGGTAGATGTATTAAGGGTTCAGGAGATTATCCGTTACCATGAACCTACTAAAATACCCAATACTCCAGACATTATTAAAGGGGTAATTAATTTCAGGGGTGAGGTTATTCCGGTTATAGACTTAAGGAAGAAATTTGGTTTTCCCTACAGGGAGTATGACAATTTTACTGTCATTATTGTTCTGGAAGTAAGAGAAAAAATACTGGGTATAATTGTTGATCAGGTGTCAGATATACTCAGTTTTTCAAGTGAGGATATCCAGAGAACCCTGGAGTTTAGCTCTGATATCAATGTAGAGTTTATTGATGGTATGGCAAAACTTGATGAGAGGCTTATCATGCTATTAAAGCTTGATATGTTGCTTAACTTTAATGAACTGGGTGCTATTAATAGACTTGGGGAAAAGATTGATAGTGAAGATGAAGGTAACAGGGACGTTGAAACTGATAATAATAATGAAGATGATGAAAATAGTGACAGTAAAATTTATTTACCTGAAAAAGACGATGAACGGGTTGATAACTGCAGTAATTCCTGA
- a CDS encoding protein-glutamate methylesterase/protein-glutamine glutaminase — translation MSKIRVLVIDDSLMVRKILTNTLEKDNNITVVGTARDPYEAVSKITCLKPDVLTLDVEMPRMNGLEFLKKLMSSHPMPVIMVSTLTTRGSEITLKALNEGAVDFVAKPCIFGNKERQIFQQEIINKVKVAARVDVRKLTSFRYRTSTVSKKVNKLRYSNLLSRYIIGIGASTGGVKAIKYILPGFPRESPGIVIVQHMPGGFTNSFARLLNNISTLDVREAATGDIVKPGTAFVAPGGYHLEVLKKGHNFYIRLNKNKKIHHQRPAVDVTFKSMAECAGKNAIGVLLTGMGQDGARGLKKIRQAGGYTLAQDRETATIFGMPRKAIEIGAVDEEVSTGEIVDKIFLKLNNNHR, via the coding sequence ATGAGTAAAATCAGGGTTTTAGTAATTGATGATTCTCTTATGGTAAGAAAAATATTAACAAACACCCTGGAAAAGGATAATAACATTACTGTGGTTGGTACTGCCAGAGACCCCTATGAAGCTGTAAGTAAAATTACCTGTTTAAAACCTGATGTTCTAACGCTTGATGTAGAGATGCCCAGAATGAATGGACTTGAGTTCCTTAAAAAGCTTATGTCTTCCCATCCTATGCCAGTTATTATGGTGAGCACCCTTACTACCAGAGGAAGTGAAATTACTCTAAAGGCATTAAACGAAGGGGCAGTTGATTTTGTTGCCAAGCCGTGTATATTTGGTAATAAGGAAAGGCAAATATTTCAACAGGAGATTATTAACAAAGTTAAGGTTGCTGCCAGGGTAGATGTGAGGAAATTGACCAGTTTTCGATACAGGACATCTACTGTTAGTAAGAAGGTTAACAAGCTAAGATACAGCAATTTACTTTCAAGGTATATCATAGGAATCGGGGCTTCTACTGGTGGGGTGAAGGCGATTAAGTATATTCTACCAGGGTTCCCCAGGGAATCTCCTGGTATAGTAATTGTACAGCATATGCCAGGCGGGTTTACCAATTCTTTTGCCCGGCTGTTAAATAACATAAGCACTCTTGATGTAAGGGAGGCTGCAACCGGTGATATTGTCAAACCGGGAACAGCCTTTGTGGCCCCGGGCGGTTATCATCTGGAGGTATTAAAAAAAGGGCATAACTTTTATATAAGGCTAAATAAAAATAAAAAAATTCACCACCAGCGCCCTGCTGTAGATGTAACCTTCAAATCAATGGCAGAATGTGCCGGGAAAAACGCCATCGGTGTCCTGCTTACAGGTATGGGCCAGGATGGTGCCAGGGGTTTAAAGAAAATCAGGCAAGCAGGTGGTTATACACTTGCCCAGGATAGGGAAACGGCGACCATTTTTGGTATGCCCAGAAAAGCTATTGAAATAGGTGCTGTTGACGAAGAGGTTTCAACCGGGGAAATAGTCGATAAGATATTTTTAAAATTAAATAATAACCACAGGTAG
- a CDS encoding STAS domain-containing protein, which produces MDTNGTIIAPSELTIYTVHKFKEKLLDVLQKTDEIIIDCKELQTVDGAGVQLLLSLRKSVDQLTLKNSVKPLIEALELAGLDWLLDGGVEVGKKNHGY; this is translated from the coding sequence GTGGACACCAATGGAACTATTATTGCCCCTTCTGAATTAACAATCTATACAGTACACAAATTTAAAGAGAAATTATTAGATGTGTTACAGAAGACAGATGAAATTATTATTGACTGCAAAGAATTGCAAACAGTAGATGGTGCTGGAGTTCAATTGTTGCTATCATTGAGGAAGAGTGTTGATCAGTTAACCCTGAAAAATTCTGTAAAACCACTTATTGAGGCCCTTGAACTAGCAGGATTGGACTGGCTCCTGGATGGGGGTGTTGAGGTTGGCAAAAAAAATCATGGTTATTGA
- a CDS encoding SPFH domain-containing protein: protein MKNISVDKILTWLTLGIIRFVYVREGTNVIITRFGKYVRTLKPGLNWFLSLSGLLGQIHYYYVTDPNTLEVKHTHEIDMKEIVFDFPKEKVISKDNVEFKVDAIVFFRVVEPRKAVFNVNDYVKSLQLTIRSILRDEIGRYNLEQVYCSRGKISRNLEVEADKAVTNWGLDVTQLEIKEFELGDFARELIEQKQEELEKRKQILRAEGLKEAKIQEGEALKAYAEMEAEAIRIKARARAEAEKYKFDAEVYGYKKIAKIIKEEPTILTNYFQLHNAEKISQNLGQGQATTVFLPSDMRLMVRALNVFNESKDLNDNISNKEMENNNQTQV from the coding sequence ATGAAAAACATCAGTGTTGACAAAATTCTGACCTGGTTGACCCTGGGTATTATCCGGTTTGTGTATGTCAGGGAGGGCACCAATGTTATTATAACCAGATTCGGAAAATATGTCAGGACCCTGAAACCTGGCCTGAACTGGTTCCTTTCCCTGTCTGGATTATTAGGGCAGATACATTATTACTATGTTACTGACCCCAATACCCTTGAAGTAAAACACACCCATGAAATAGATATGAAGGAGATTGTATTTGATTTTCCCAAAGAAAAGGTAATCTCAAAGGACAATGTAGAATTTAAAGTAGATGCAATTGTTTTTTTCAGAGTTGTAGAACCGAGAAAAGCGGTCTTTAATGTCAATGATTATGTTAAGTCCCTTCAGCTTACTATTCGTTCTATACTGAGGGATGAAATTGGACGGTATAACCTGGAGCAGGTGTACTGTAGCCGGGGGAAAATATCACGTAACCTCGAAGTAGAAGCAGATAAAGCCGTAACTAACTGGGGTCTTGATGTAACCCAGCTGGAGATTAAGGAGTTTGAACTGGGGGATTTTGCCCGGGAATTGATTGAACAAAAGCAGGAGGAACTGGAGAAGAGAAAACAAATACTCAGGGCTGAAGGATTAAAAGAGGCTAAAATTCAGGAAGGAGAGGCCTTAAAGGCATATGCCGAGATGGAAGCGGAGGCAATCAGGATCAAGGCCCGGGCCCGTGCTGAAGCTGAAAAATATAAATTTGATGCTGAGGTCTATGGTTATAAGAAAATTGCGAAGATAATTAAAGAAGAACCCACTATTCTAACCAATTATTTTCAGTTACATAATGCCGAAAAAATAAGTCAAAATCTGGGGCAAGGGCAGGCGACTACTGTCTTTTTGCCCAGTGATATGAGGTTGATGGTCAGGGCTTTGAATGTTTTTAATGAAAGTAAAGATTTAAATGATAATATAAGTAATAAAGAAATGGAGAATAATAATCAGACTCAAGTTTAG
- a CDS encoding methyl-accepting chemotaxis protein: MFKFFKERLTVRNKLLTFILVPLLVILGVVLFVNYNSTVDHVVEIVEENGNQQVEAMARLVNNWIEAKVNEVKVLSKAIDLKEGWNLNQESGWLYIKELERKSLEGTYENILLMDLEGNTWTTQDNKIYDYTNRDFFQKVKKTDSLYISDPIHSRLTNQDVFVIAVPVKDNTGKTVAIVGGTVLLKPLQNIVNDFKLGETGYAYLVKSDGVVVAHPTQSMELNLLNDQTSTQKLIEITRKMIAGETDRDKYTYQGVEKYVFYHPVEWVDWSLGLTVPVEELTVAARELTQQSIIGYLALFIIISIIVYLVTGSIAKIIYNIQKVLGKVADGDFTDKVHVKSNDELGRMAEDLNRTIDNLEDMLNRVKKASAGVTNSSNEIAEGNQDLSQRTQEQASSLEEVSATIEEVSSAIEEVAASSENAENLGEKTMDVVKQGSRVVEKTMQSMSEITASSKQIADIITTVNDIAFQTNLLALNAAVEAARAGEHGKGFAVVAAEVRNLAGRTAESAGEIEKLITSIIKQIEDGNQLVDRTGKSLNEIVEYGKQTTQAIKEIAAAMQEQASAAEQIQTSVSELDQVTQQNAALVEEIASASESLNDESEEMMALVRKFKLNTTDEVSGEGDNGSKLKQAMNNKGEKGLLLEREEEIKFNEDDFEKF, translated from the coding sequence ATGTTTAAATTTTTCAAAGAACGCCTTACAGTCAGGAATAAATTGTTGACTTTTATACTGGTGCCTTTACTTGTTATTCTTGGAGTTGTTTTATTTGTTAATTATAATTCTACTGTGGACCATGTAGTGGAGATTGTTGAGGAAAATGGTAACCAGCAGGTTGAGGCTATGGCCAGGCTGGTGAATAACTGGATTGAAGCAAAGGTTAATGAAGTCAAGGTTTTATCTAAAGCAATAGACCTGAAAGAGGGCTGGAATTTAAATCAGGAATCAGGCTGGTTATACATAAAAGAATTAGAGAGGAAATCACTTGAAGGAACATATGAAAATATTTTACTGATGGATTTAGAGGGTAATACCTGGACTACCCAGGATAATAAAATATATGATTATACAAATAGAGACTTTTTCCAGAAGGTGAAAAAGACTGACAGTCTTTATATCAGTGACCCCATCCATTCCCGCCTGACCAACCAGGATGTCTTTGTTATTGCAGTCCCGGTAAAAGATAACACCGGGAAGACGGTGGCTATTGTCGGGGGGACGGTATTATTAAAACCACTACAAAATATTGTAAACGACTTTAAACTCGGGGAGACCGGTTATGCCTACCTGGTAAAAAGTGATGGAGTTGTAGTTGCTCATCCAACCCAGTCAATGGAGTTGAATTTACTAAATGATCAGACAAGCACCCAGAAGTTGATAGAAATAACCAGGAAAATGATAGCAGGAGAAACCGATAGAGATAAATATACATACCAGGGTGTAGAAAAGTATGTATTCTACCATCCGGTTGAATGGGTAGACTGGTCACTTGGTCTTACTGTACCGGTAGAGGAGTTAACTGTAGCAGCCCGGGAACTGACACAACAGTCAATTATAGGTTATCTGGCTCTGTTTATAATTATTTCCATAATTGTTTACCTTGTAACTGGCTCAATTGCCAAAATAATCTATAATATTCAGAAGGTATTAGGTAAGGTTGCTGATGGGGATTTTACTGACAAGGTACATGTAAAGAGTAATGATGAACTGGGGAGAATGGCTGAAGATCTTAACAGGACCATCGATAATCTTGAGGATATGCTAAACAGGGTCAAAAAGGCATCGGCAGGGGTAACTAATTCTTCCAATGAAATAGCTGAAGGAAACCAGGACTTATCTCAGCGAACCCAGGAACAGGCTTCTTCCCTTGAAGAAGTGTCTGCAACCATTGAAGAGGTATCATCAGCCATTGAAGAGGTTGCTGCCAGCTCTGAAAATGCAGAAAATCTGGGTGAAAAAACAATGGATGTCGTAAAACAGGGGTCACGGGTTGTTGAAAAGACAATGCAGTCAATGTCTGAAATTACGGCAAGCAGCAAACAGATAGCTGATATTATTACCACGGTTAACGACATTGCCTTTCAGACCAATTTGCTGGCATTAAATGCTGCTGTAGAGGCAGCAAGGGCTGGAGAACACGGTAAAGGATTTGCTGTTGTGGCAGCAGAGGTCAGGAACCTGGCCGGTAGGACAGCAGAGTCTGCCGGTGAGATCGAAAAATTAATTACCAGTATTATTAAACAGATTGAAGATGGTAATCAGCTAGTTGACAGGACCGGCAAATCATTAAATGAAATCGTTGAATACGGTAAGCAGACCACCCAGGCCATTAAAGAAATAGCTGCAGCTATGCAGGAACAGGCTTCTGCCGCTGAACAAATTCAAACATCGGTCAGTGAGCTGGACCAGGTGACCCAGCAGAATGCAGCCCTTGTGGAAGAGATTGCCAGTGCCAGTGAATCACTCAATGACGAGTCTGAAGAGATGATGGCTCTGGTCAGGAAGTTTAAGTTAAATACTACTGATGAGGTGTCTGGGGAGGGTGATAATGGTAGCAAATTGAAACAGGCCATGAATAATAAGGGTGAAAAAGGTTTATTACTGGAAAGGGAAGAAGAGATTAAGTTTAATGAGGACGATTTTGAAAAATTTTAA
- a CDS encoding methyl-accepting chemotaxis protein — protein sequence MQEVIQSKNVKGRVIELVDWLDCVFKNSIEVLNGMIEHTGFLYGQISDRLPLLEEKVDNTAKEMESLTDFFIENNSEHNFSKVTRVVNDFKTKIEQVYSSLSARDEISSMLEGFLLNNSNDEQARILQVLQLIKELESVLNQLHILSINANIVAFKSGNNGAGFKVISDEINNLSQKIKDRYRVIENNIKSLHNWHGNFTTGIKQLVSEEEKIALDYRNKLESIFNNIFNALYDISEKLKEVTDSINKAINPVYDIIILLQNQDIIRQNVENLIKIIGKTRKEVSYLKKADLTDPVEIEKVFDVLTFLTDVSGLGQKLMDNIINQLYDSLFAIQNRLENMEKRLERLMENNSPDLFFSISDLESGGMTSKISFIFHKLMDFIPRLNRKLSCLLEEYLKLVDGSSGFFNNMDGIENGFNEIITISDWFCKIKLLAKIEFTKMENRNIFTGAIEKAIDDVINTSNRNNRIYTDLKNELEDEYGQFLNLANGNIESIRKAIQIIEESEEELKLSIKLIGSTVEDFRSAVLVLVKEVAEVNGNIKNAFALKEDGQKIIAYFKEVKEEVDKFKNGYLIGFKLNNQKGSNDRLNDLVNEFTSYLERKTASEELSDLNIDVGSEGGELTLF from the coding sequence TTGCAGGAAGTAATACAGTCAAAAAATGTTAAAGGAAGAGTAATAGAATTAGTGGACTGGCTGGATTGTGTTTTTAAAAATAGTATTGAGGTCCTGAATGGTATGATTGAACATACCGGGTTTCTTTATGGCCAAATTTCTGACAGGTTACCTTTATTAGAAGAAAAGGTTGATAATACAGCCAAAGAAATGGAGTCACTCACAGATTTTTTTATTGAAAATAATAGTGAACATAATTTTAGTAAGGTAACCAGGGTTGTCAATGACTTTAAAACAAAAATTGAACAGGTTTATAGTTCACTTTCAGCTAGAGATGAGATATCGAGCATGCTGGAAGGTTTTTTACTAAATAATAGTAATGATGAGCAGGCCAGAATTTTACAGGTTCTGCAATTAATTAAGGAGCTAGAGTCTGTTCTTAATCAGCTTCATATATTATCAATTAATGCAAATATTGTTGCCTTTAAATCGGGTAACAATGGGGCGGGTTTTAAAGTTATTTCTGATGAGATAAATAACCTGTCACAAAAGATAAAAGATAGATATCGGGTAATTGAGAACAATATTAAATCGCTTCATAACTGGCATGGTAATTTTACAACCGGTATTAAACAACTGGTTTCAGAGGAAGAAAAAATTGCTTTAGATTACCGTAATAAACTTGAAAGTATTTTTAATAATATATTTAATGCCCTTTATGATATATCAGAAAAATTAAAAGAAGTAACTGATAGTATAAATAAAGCTATCAATCCTGTTTATGATATAATAATTCTTCTTCAGAATCAGGACATTATAAGACAGAATGTTGAAAACTTGATTAAAATTATTGGAAAAACAAGGAAGGAAGTAAGTTATTTAAAAAAAGCTGATTTAACAGACCCTGTCGAAATAGAAAAAGTATTTGACGTATTAACTTTTTTAACTGATGTATCTGGACTCGGGCAGAAATTGATGGATAACATTATAAACCAGTTATATGATTCCCTGTTTGCCATTCAGAACAGGCTTGAAAACATGGAAAAGCGACTCGAAAGGTTAATGGAGAATAATTCCCCAGACCTTTTTTTTAGTATAAGTGACTTAGAAAGTGGGGGGATGACATCAAAAATAAGTTTTATTTTTCACAAACTTATGGATTTTATTCCCCGCCTTAACAGGAAACTATCATGCCTTTTAGAAGAATACCTTAAGCTGGTTGATGGAAGTAGTGGTTTTTTTAACAATATGGATGGTATTGAGAATGGATTTAATGAGATTATTACTATCAGTGACTGGTTTTGTAAAATTAAACTCCTGGCGAAAATTGAATTTACTAAAATGGAAAATAGAAATATTTTTACTGGGGCTATAGAAAAAGCTATTGATGATGTTATTAACACTAGCAACAGGAATAACAGGATATATACAGATTTAAAAAATGAACTGGAAGATGAATATGGTCAATTTCTGAATTTAGCAAACGGTAATATAGAGAGTATTAGAAAAGCAATCCAGATTATTGAGGAGTCAGAGGAAGAACTTAAGCTTTCAATTAAACTGATTGGCAGTACGGTTGAGGATTTTCGTTCTGCTGTGCTGGTACTGGTGAAAGAAGTTGCAGAAGTAAATGGAAACATAAAAAATGCTTTTGCCTTGAAAGAAGATGGGCAAAAAATAATTGCTTATTTTAAAGAAGTAAAAGAAGAGGTGGATAAATTTAAAAATGGGTACCTGATTGGGTTTAAATTAAATAACCAAAAAGGGAGTAATGACAGGTTAAATGACCTTGTTAATGAATTTACCAGTTATCTGGAAAGAAAAACGGCCAGTGAAGAGCTTTCGGATCTGAATATTGATGTGGGTAGTGAAGGTGGGGAATTAACTCTGTTTTAG
- a CDS encoding chemotaxis protein CheD: MEHKRLGRREVKTIFAGEFYVTTSSDVIISTLLGSCVAVCLSDDFNSVYGMNHFMLPTRVRESNNVYSGKYGEDAMELLITEMEKRGARINYMTAKVFGGGQVAGTTHSNVARANIRLAIQFLKKKGIPIIARDVGGKHGRQIYFWPRKNVFSRKIKMTEIKDVSVNE; the protein is encoded by the coding sequence ATGGAGCATAAAAGATTGGGTAGAAGGGAAGTTAAAACTATTTTCGCCGGTGAATTTTACGTTACAACTAGTAGTGATGTTATTATTTCTACTCTGCTGGGTTCCTGTGTTGCTGTCTGTTTAAGTGATGATTTTAATTCTGTATATGGTATGAATCATTTTATGTTACCAACCAGAGTCCGTGAAAGTAATAATGTTTATTCTGGAAAATATGGTGAAGATGCAATGGAGTTACTAATTACGGAAATGGAGAAGAGGGGGGCGCGGATTAATTATATGACCGCTAAGGTGTTTGGTGGAGGACAGGTTGCAGGAACAACCCATAGTAATGTGGCCCGGGCAAACATTAGACTGGCAATACAATTTTTAAAAAAGAAAGGTATACCCATTATTGCCAGGGATGTTGGGGGGAAACATGGCAGGCAGATATATTTCTGGCCCCGTAAAAATGTCTTTTCACGAAAAATCAAAATGACTGAAATAAAGGATGTATCAGTTAATGAGTAA
- a CDS encoding chemotaxis protein CheA encodes MTEGDLLNTFIEEAKELLDKMVVDLLELEAKPGDMDLINNIFRGMHTLKGSASLTGLNDIANFVHHSEDLLDQVRRGCITVNDKVINLLLTCTDLIGEMVEALGNDDVQVKNEKVESIIWEIKKLLKDQTEHTPSEEGSLGDNLHNFGTGERCYRIKLDFNPNLFETGTDPLMLVRELREFSDILMVAVNYTRVPDLYNLDPELCYLTLTILIKTGVGIDRIKDVFIFVQVDNKVEIEDITENFSDNIDISLSDKKTGEILVERGIVEEEDITQALARQKKIGEILTEEGKVSREQVQRVVYDQHKSRAVKEKSTIKVDTHKLESLMNSMAELVIAQAKVRELVIHRTDRSENEIMTALNSVDKRIRNLQEDIMKVRMVPIGNTFLRFKRLVRDLSREQGKEINLEIRGKETELDKIVIERIYDPLKHMIRNSVDHGIEPPEEREALGKNRVGTISLNSYHQEGNIIIEVADDGRGLDKEKILDKAINRGVVDEDQELTEQGIYRLIFEPGLSTSEEVTETSGRGVGMDVVRNNIEQLRGTINIFSNPGEGTRFKIKLPLTLAIIDGMNVKVGDEQFIIPLNSIVEFIRPLPEHIKTVNGKGEVVKVRDEYITLSRLYKLFNLKGSKTDPTEGILVILQDENRKLCLLVDEIVGQQQAVVKSMEDNYTFIDGIAGATIMGDGRVAMILDVSTIIRMAVN; translated from the coding sequence ATGACTGAAGGAGACCTGCTTAATACCTTTATTGAAGAGGCAAAGGAATTACTGGATAAGATGGTAGTAGACCTGCTTGAGCTGGAGGCAAAACCAGGTGATATGGATTTGATTAATAACATTTTCAGGGGGATGCATACTCTGAAAGGAAGTGCCAGTCTAACAGGCCTTAACGATATTGCTAATTTTGTTCATCATTCTGAGGATTTACTGGACCAGGTCAGAAGAGGATGTATTACAGTAAATGATAAGGTTATTAATTTATTACTCACATGTACTGACCTGATTGGAGAAATGGTTGAAGCGCTAGGTAATGATGATGTGCAGGTTAAAAATGAGAAAGTTGAGTCTATTATATGGGAAATTAAAAAGTTGTTGAAGGATCAAACAGAACATACTCCTTCTGAGGAAGGAAGTCTTGGAGATAATCTACATAATTTTGGTACAGGGGAAAGATGTTACCGTATTAAACTCGATTTCAATCCCAATTTATTTGAAACAGGTACAGACCCCTTGATGCTTGTCAGGGAACTAAGGGAATTTAGTGACATATTGATGGTGGCAGTCAATTATACCAGGGTACCTGACTTATACAACCTTGATCCTGAATTATGTTATCTTACATTAACTATCTTAATTAAAACCGGGGTAGGAATTGATAGGATAAAGGATGTCTTTATTTTTGTTCAGGTTGATAATAAGGTAGAAATTGAAGATATCACAGAAAATTTCTCTGACAATATTGACATTTCCCTGTCAGATAAAAAGACAGGTGAAATACTGGTTGAGAGAGGGATTGTTGAAGAAGAAGATATCACACAGGCCCTTGCAAGGCAAAAAAAGATTGGAGAAATATTAACTGAGGAAGGAAAGGTAAGCAGGGAACAGGTTCAGAGGGTTGTTTATGACCAGCACAAAAGTCGGGCGGTAAAGGAAAAGAGTACTATTAAGGTAGATACGCATAAACTGGAGTCCCTAATGAATTCTATGGCTGAACTGGTAATTGCCCAGGCCAAGGTCAGGGAATTAGTTATTCATAGAACCGACAGGTCTGAAAATGAGATAATGACTGCCTTAAATTCGGTTGATAAAAGGATACGTAACCTGCAGGAAGATATTATGAAAGTAAGAATGGTTCCCATTGGTAATACATTTCTTAGGTTCAAAAGGCTGGTCAGGGACCTATCACGAGAACAGGGAAAAGAAATCAATCTGGAAATAAGGGGTAAAGAGACTGAACTGGATAAAATTGTTATTGAACGAATCTATGATCCTTTAAAACACATGATCAGGAATTCAGTTGACCACGGAATAGAACCACCTGAAGAAAGAGAAGCATTGGGAAAAAACAGGGTTGGTACGATATCATTGAATTCTTATCATCAGGAAGGGAATATCATCATTGAGGTTGCCGATGACGGTAGGGGTCTGGATAAAGAGAAAATACTGGATAAAGCTATCAACCGGGGGGTAGTCGATGAAGACCAGGAACTGACAGAACAGGGAATCTACCGGCTAATATTCGAACCAGGTCTTTCCACAAGTGAAGAAGTTACAGAGACTTCAGGACGCGGGGTAGGAATGGATGTAGTCAGGAATAATATTGAACAGCTTAGAGGTACTATTAATATATTTAGCAACCCGGGCGAAGGGACAAGGTTTAAAATAAAACTCCCGCTGACACTGGCAATAATTGATGGAATGAATGTTAAAGTCGGAGATGAACAGTTTATTATACCGTTGAATTCTATAGTTGAGTTTATCAGGCCACTACCTGAGCATATAAAAACAGTTAATGGCAAGGGAGAGGTAGTTAAAGTCAGGGACGAATATATAACTTTGAGCAGGCTCTATAAATTGTTTAATTTAAAGGGCAGTAAAACTGACCCAACCGAGGGTATACTGGTTATCTTACAGGATGAAAACCGCAAACTCTGTTTGCTGGTCGATGAAATTGTTGGCCAGCAACAGGCAGTGGTGAAAAGTATGGAAGATAATTATACATTTATTGACGGAATTGCAGGAGCAACTATTATGGGTGACGGCAGGGTTGCCATGATACTGGATGTATCTACTATTATCAGGATGGCTGTTAATTAA
- a CDS encoding response regulator, whose translation MAKKIMVIDDSKTVRASVRYALARHGYEVIMAEDGQEGLDILKEQSREKPGMIITDVNMPRMDGITFIKEVKKEKQFKFIPILVLTTESQEEMKLKGKEAGAAGWLVKPFKPEQLISVARKFIK comes from the coding sequence TTGGCAAAAAAAATCATGGTTATTGATGATTCTAAAACTGTACGGGCTTCAGTCCGATATGCCCTGGCCAGACACGGCTATGAAGTTATTATGGCTGAAGACGGGCAGGAAGGTTTAGATATCCTGAAAGAACAATCCAGAGAAAAACCCGGGATGATTATTACTGATGTTAATATGCCCCGGATGGACGGGATAACCTTCATTAAAGAGGTTAAAAAAGAAAAGCAGTTTAAGTTTATTCCTATTCTTGTCCTGACAACAGAGTCCCAGGAAGAAATGAAGTTAAAGGGAAAAGAAGCCGGGGCGGCAGGGTGGCTTGTTAAACCATTTAAACCTGAACAGCTAATTAGTGTTGCCAGAAAGTTTATTAAATAG